In Granulicatella elegans, one genomic interval encodes:
- a CDS encoding PTS system mannose/fructose/sorbose family transporter subunit IID, whose translation MAYNIPDSYKVQTPAPKLDKATLNKMAWRSIFLQSSFNYERMQAAGWLYGILPGLEKIHTDKDDLAASMSHNLEFFNTHPFLVTFVMGIVLSLEQNKADIQTIRAVRVAAMGPLGGIGDALFWFTLVPIVAGISSDFALKGSVAGPLLFLAVFNAAQFIIRYWLMHWSYDLGTDAIGIFTANAKEFTRAASILGVFVVGALTSLYGGTKLGIEIANGEKPIVIQTILDGVLPKLIPLAITLFLYYLLAKKKRTPLFCIGLLLVLGIGLAFVGHVLGVKFWG comes from the coding sequence ATGGCATATAATATTCCAGATTCTTATAAAGTTCAAACACCTGCTCCTAAATTAGATAAAGCAACATTAAATAAAATGGCATGGCGTTCAATCTTTTTACAATCTTCTTTCAACTATGAACGTATGCAAGCAGCGGGTTGGTTATATGGTATTTTACCAGGATTAGAAAAAATCCATACTGATAAAGATGACTTAGCAGCATCTATGTCACACAACTTAGAATTCTTTAATACTCACCCATTCTTAGTAACATTTGTTATGGGGATTGTATTATCACTAGAACAAAATAAAGCAGATATTCAAACGATTCGTGCAGTACGTGTTGCTGCGATGGGACCTTTAGGTGGTATCGGGGATGCATTGTTCTGGTTCACTTTAGTACCAATCGTTGCAGGTATTTCTTCTGACTTTGCATTAAAAGGTAGTGTTGCAGGACCATTATTATTCCTAGCGGTATTTAATGCAGCACAATTTATTATTCGTTATTGGTTAATGCACTGGTCTTATGATTTAGGAACTGATGCCATTGGTATCTTTACAGCAAATGCCAAAGAATTTACACGTGCAGCTTCTATTTTAGGGGTATTCGTAGTAGGGGCATTAACAAGCTTATACGGTGGAACTAAATTAGGTATTGAAATTGCAAATGGTGAAAAACCAATCGTAATTCAAACAATCTTAGATGGTGTATTACCAAAATTAATTCCATTAGCAATTACTTTATTCTTATACTATTTATTAGCTAAGAAAAAACGTACTCCATTATTCTGTATCGGACTATTATTAGTTTTAGGTATTGGATTAGCATTTGTAGGACATGTTCTAGGAGTTAAATTCTGGGGTTAG
- a CDS encoding PTS mannose/fructose/sorbose/N-acetylgalactosamine transporter subunit IIC: MQASFIQILLVFLVTFVAAIDQFSFLESLYQPIVMGPVIGAILGDLQTGLIVGGTYQLMTIGNMPVGGAQPPNAVIGGIMATVLAISLKLEPTAAVAAAVPFALLGQYGVTLIFALMSPMMAVADGYAHEANPKGIERLNYLAMAALGAVFGLVVVLFFIGGQSIGDAVTKSIPEWFMGGLSAAGGMMRFVGFAILLKVMVSKELWGFYFLGFALANIVSASASLAGSALVLLAFIGFAIAYWDFQIQTKFKSAGATVVNYDGGEEDGI, from the coding sequence ATGCAAGCAAGTTTTATTCAAATTTTATTAGTATTCCTAGTAACGTTTGTAGCTGCAATTGACCAATTTAGCTTCTTAGAATCTCTTTACCAACCAATCGTAATGGGACCTGTTATCGGAGCTATTTTAGGTGACTTGCAAACTGGTTTGATCGTTGGGGGTACTTATCAATTAATGACAATCGGTAACATGCCAGTTGGGGGAGCTCAACCACCTAATGCTGTTATCGGGGGAATCATGGCTACTGTTTTAGCAATTAGCCTTAAATTAGAACCAACAGCTGCAGTGGCGGCTGCAGTACCATTTGCTTTATTAGGTCAATATGGAGTTACTTTAATCTTTGCATTAATGTCACCTATGATGGCTGTTGCAGATGGTTATGCACATGAAGCAAATCCAAAAGGGATTGAAAGATTAAATTATTTAGCAATGGCAGCTTTAGGGGCTGTGTTTGGTCTTGTAGTTGTATTATTCTTTATCGGTGGACAAAGTATTGGGGATGCTGTTACAAAATCAATTCCTGAATGGTTCATGGGCGGTTTAAGTGCTGCAGGTGGAATGATGCGTTTTGTAGGGTTTGCTATTTTACTTAAAGTAATGGTTTCTAAAGAACTATGGGGATTCTATTTCTTAGGTTTTGCGTTAGCTAACATCGTTTCTGCAAGTGCAAGCTTAGCAGGTTCTGCATTAGTATTATTAGCATTCATCGGTTTTGCAATTGCGTACTGGGATTTCCAAATCCAAACAAAATTCAAATCTGCTGGTGCAACAGTTGTAAATTATGATGGAGGTGAAGAAGATGGCATATAA
- the agaV gene encoding PTS N-acetylgalactosamine transporter subunit IIB — MPNILLTRIDNRMIHGQVATQWTSFIGANLLLVANDKVAADPMRQGLMDMAAPSGVQTRYFTIEKTINVIGKAADRQLIFIICENPQDVLKLVEGGVPIKKVNIGNMHMAEGKRQVAGVVAVDDADVAAFKKLQELGVELEIQKVPTEGKEDVSKLFQ, encoded by the coding sequence ATGCCAAATATTTTATTAACTAGAATTGACAATCGGATGATTCATGGCCAAGTGGCAACACAATGGACATCGTTTATTGGGGCAAATTTATTATTAGTTGCTAATGATAAAGTTGCAGCAGATCCGATGCGTCAAGGGCTAATGGATATGGCTGCTCCATCTGGTGTACAAACTCGTTATTTTACAATTGAAAAAACGATTAATGTCATTGGAAAAGCGGCTGATCGTCAGTTGATTTTCATTATTTGTGAAAATCCTCAAGACGTATTAAAATTAGTGGAAGGAGGAGTACCGATTAAAAAAGTGAACATCGGCAATATGCATATGGCGGAAGGTAAACGTCAAGTTGCTGGTGTGGTTGCGGTGGATGATGCAGATGTAGCTGCATTTAAGAAATTGCAAGAACTGGGAGTTGAACTTGAAATTCAAAAAGTTCCAACCGAAGGAAAAGAAGACGTTTCGAAATTATTTCAATAA
- the yajC gene encoding preprotein translocase subunit YajC — protein MQTVQIIFGSSITFLVFIAVILGIYYFFSRKNMKHQQQYFEKLHSELKVGKRVLAANGIYGTVKKIENDQIELEIAKGLVITVSRYSVSEIL, from the coding sequence ATGCAAACAGTACAAATTATTTTTGGAAGTTCAATAACATTTCTTGTTTTTATAGCAGTTATTTTAGGTATTTATTATTTCTTTTCGAGAAAAAATATGAAACATCAGCAACAATATTTTGAAAAACTACATTCAGAATTAAAAGTTGGAAAACGTGTATTGGCAGCAAATGGAATTTATGGCACAGTGAAAAAAATTGAGAATGATCAAATCGAATTAGAAATTGCTAAAGGATTAGTGATTACGGTTTCTAGATATAGTGTTTCTGAGATTTTATAA
- the agaF gene encoding PTS galactosamine/N-acetylgalactosamine transporter subunit IIA: MIGLILTGHGEYAVGVAHALEMIAGKQEAFKVVPFRESEPMETLEQNMRTAMEELQETTDGIVVYADLLGGSPFKAAMMASVALENVEVVVGTNLPMLIEIAMFREFASDAKAVVTQSLSAGKEGIQHVVLSTKEEQIIDEDEDGI; the protein is encoded by the coding sequence ATGATTGGATTAATTTTAACAGGACATGGGGAGTATGCAGTTGGTGTAGCTCATGCATTAGAAATGATTGCAGGGAAGCAAGAGGCGTTTAAAGTAGTTCCATTTCGTGAAAGTGAACCGATGGAAACATTAGAACAAAATATGCGAACTGCAATGGAAGAATTACAAGAAACAACAGATGGAATTGTGGTTTATGCAGATTTATTAGGAGGAAGTCCTTTTAAAGCAGCTATGATGGCTTCAGTAGCACTCGAAAATGTTGAAGTAGTAGTAGGGACTAATTTACCAATGTTAATTGAAATTGCAATGTTCCGTGAATTTGCGAGTGATGCAAAAGCGGTAGTAACACAAAGCTTAAGTGCTGGTAAAGAAGGAATTCAACATGTAGTATTATCAACAAAAGAAGAACAAATAATTGATGAAGATGAGGATGGGATTTAA
- a CDS encoding sugar kinase — protein sequence MRVVTLGEILLRLSTYEDVRIKHSDNFRVCYGGAETNVGISLSQFGHTVSVASVLPSQNPLSDAVISRLNSYGVNIKEIFQRNGRLGTYFLEQGNSVRGSKVLYDRTFSSIAMLEELCWDFDKIFQNVDLVHISGILPTLSKKWEIWTLEIVEKAKKYGCLVSFDINYRSSLWGYERAYNFLQKIFPYVDILSAAKLDAIHFLKVTSEGEIVSLKEIYKRIQVKYPNIKVLYSTKRNINSTNHHELQGFFMGEEGKFVESKLYDINPVIDRVGGGDAFSAGILNGILKGWDSQKIVDFGTASSVLKHTVFGDWNQFDEEEIFNFMKNKTGRILR from the coding sequence ATGAGAGTAGTCACTTTAGGTGAAATTTTGTTACGATTATCAACTTATGAGGATGTTAGAATTAAACATTCAGATAATTTTAGAGTTTGTTATGGTGGAGCTGAAACAAATGTTGGAATTTCTTTGTCTCAATTTGGACATACTGTTTCAGTAGCATCTGTTCTCCCTTCACAAAATCCACTTAGTGATGCAGTGATTTCTAGGTTGAATTCGTATGGTGTAAATATAAAAGAAATTTTTCAAAGAAATGGAAGATTAGGCACGTATTTTTTAGAACAAGGAAATTCAGTTAGAGGTTCTAAGGTGTTATATGATCGTACTTTTTCTAGTATTGCAATGCTTGAAGAACTTTGTTGGGATTTTGATAAGATTTTCCAAAATGTTGATTTAGTACATATTTCTGGTATACTACCAACACTTTCTAAAAAATGGGAAATTTGGACACTAGAAATTGTTGAAAAAGCAAAAAAATACGGCTGTTTAGTCAGTTTTGATATAAATTATAGAAGTAGCTTGTGGGGATATGAAAGAGCATATAATTTTTTACAAAAAATTTTTCCATATGTAGACATTCTTTCAGCAGCTAAATTAGATGCTATTCATTTTTTAAAGGTTACAAGTGAAGGCGAAATTGTTTCGTTAAAAGAAATTTATAAACGTATTCAGGTAAAATATCCAAATATTAAAGTACTTTACTCAACAAAAAGAAATATAAATTCTACGAATCATCATGAGTTGCAAGGTTTCTTTATGGGAGAGGAAGGAAAATTTGTAGAGTCTAAATTATACGATATAAACCCTGTAATTGATCGTGTTGGAGGGGGAGATGCTTTTTCAGCAGGAATTTTAAACGGAATATTAAAAGGGTGGGATAGCCAAAAAATTGTTGATTTTGGCACTGCTAGTTCAGTTCTAAAACATACAGTTTTTGGTGATTGGAATCAGTTTGATGAGGAAGAAATTTTTAATTTTATGAAAAATAAAACAGGCCGTATTTTACGTTGA
- a CDS encoding bifunctional 4-hydroxy-2-oxoglutarate aldolase/2-dehydro-3-deoxy-phosphogluconate aldolase — MVNVLEQLKDNYIFAVIRGASAEDAIEISKHSILGGIKNIEVTYTTPDASKAIGELKKIYSNNTGIVIGAGTIMNVELAKEAISSGAEFLVSPHYDPSIQELAEDAHVYYFPGCATTTEIVRAMNGGAKIIKLFPGGVLGPSFIKDIHGPIPNVELMPSGGVSLSNIKEWKNKGAVAVGVGSALSAKVASEGYESVTNIAKEFVQALN; from the coding sequence ATGGTAAATGTATTAGAACAGTTAAAAGATAACTATATTTTTGCAGTTATCCGTGGAGCTTCAGCGGAAGATGCAATAGAAATTTCAAAACATTCTATTTTAGGTGGTATTAAAAATATTGAAGTCACGTATACAACACCGGATGCTTCTAAAGCAATTGGTGAATTGAAAAAAATATATTCAAATAACACAGGAATTGTTATTGGAGCAGGGACGATTATGAATGTAGAATTAGCAAAAGAGGCTATTTCATCAGGTGCAGAATTTTTAGTAAGTCCTCATTATGATCCTTCAATTCAAGAGTTAGCAGAAGATGCACATGTTTACTATTTTCCTGGGTGTGCAACAACAACTGAAATCGTTCGAGCGATGAATGGGGGAGCAAAGATTATTAAATTGTTTCCTGGAGGTGTGTTGGGTCCTTCATTTATTAAAGATATTCATGGACCAATTCCAAATGTTGAGTTAATGCCTTCAGGAGGAGTTTCTTTATCGAATATTAAAGAATGGAAGAATAAAGGAGCAGTTGCAGTAGGTGTAGGTAGTGCTTTAAGTGCAAAAGTTGCTTCTGAAGGTTATGAAAGTGTAACAAATATTGCAAAAGAATTTGTACAAGCTTTGAATTGA
- a CDS encoding heparinase II/III family protein: MFDKIKLYQTRFWLEKNTIKTIRESSSSFLLELFSKVNDLTDRDLVYYDNAMDMETCFEKYSFHEYKWNKTPNDDMEWIFMLNRQGYLVDLAMAYYITHELKYFEKWKDIIFDFISINEEEYVHQESSWRILDAGIRLMNWIKSLTYLPIDKLNEIEKKRIYNSMKKHVEYIQSHFLEKHILSNWGVLAVSGILSFLYLDAEDSESFKWAKEILLKQANIQFTKKGIHWEQSPLYHHQVTMCYAYLYQLTSYLENEEVKIWKDILIKPIHAAHYLSNDNQYLLALNDSDTVDFSWIYSYYNLLGFDSDCTSYEIGILFSGKRFLKSHKVYFDEFFFDNVAGLAVIKREDIYFSFFGGLHGSSHGHSSQGAFSLEFDGVQMMTFAGRYTYKECELRNILKSEMMQNSVQIEGGTYPSIKSSWSYNWVPKILSMTAVKEDSLYCFECQWEVPTNISSDIDKRIIIRKIIIDSNKKVMVIIDETKKEDLIYQTFIVPTIKNLDFNFWTNGEMGVDTISYSRRYNTLEKGTRLKIKSSITPLVTCISAETYSVKQEEIRRQDVQEELQGIKIQCTKGNGELMVYYSPEDISNGLKYIKDADGEILYGKLNVRKDGKIFRLM; the protein is encoded by the coding sequence ATGTTTGATAAAATAAAACTTTATCAAACTAGATTCTGGTTAGAAAAAAATACAATTAAAACAATAAGGGAAAGTTCAAGTAGTTTTCTACTTGAACTTTTTTCTAAAGTTAATGATTTAACAGACCGTGATCTAGTTTATTATGACAATGCAATGGATATGGAAACTTGTTTCGAAAAATATTCATTTCATGAATATAAATGGAATAAAACTCCAAACGATGATATGGAATGGATTTTTATGTTAAATCGTCAAGGTTATTTAGTTGATTTAGCGATGGCTTATTATATTACACATGAATTGAAATATTTTGAAAAATGGAAAGATATTATTTTTGATTTTATTTCTATAAATGAAGAAGAGTATGTTCACCAAGAATCTTCATGGAGAATTTTGGATGCAGGTATTCGTTTAATGAATTGGATAAAAAGTTTAACATATCTTCCTATAGATAAATTGAATGAAATTGAAAAAAAACGTATTTATAATTCTATGAAAAAACATGTTGAGTATATTCAATCTCATTTTTTAGAAAAGCATATTCTTAGTAATTGGGGTGTATTAGCTGTTAGTGGAATATTGTCTTTTTTATATTTAGATGCTGAAGATTCTGAAAGTTTTAAATGGGCGAAGGAAATTCTATTAAAACAAGCAAACATTCAATTTACTAAAAAGGGAATTCACTGGGAACAAAGTCCGTTGTACCATCATCAAGTTACGATGTGTTATGCATATTTATATCAGCTCACATCTTATTTAGAGAATGAGGAAGTAAAAATTTGGAAAGATATACTAATAAAACCGATACATGCTGCTCATTATTTATCAAATGATAATCAATATTTATTAGCATTGAATGATAGTGATACAGTGGATTTTTCATGGATATATTCTTATTATAATCTACTAGGTTTTGATAGTGATTGTACAAGTTATGAAATAGGAATACTGTTTTCTGGAAAAAGATTTTTGAAATCACACAAAGTGTACTTTGATGAATTCTTTTTTGATAATGTAGCAGGATTAGCTGTGATTAAACGTGAGGATATTTATTTTAGTTTTTTTGGTGGGCTTCATGGAAGCTCTCACGGTCATTCATCTCAAGGGGCATTCAGTTTAGAATTTGATGGTGTTCAAATGATGACATTCGCGGGGCGCTATACTTATAAGGAGTGTGAGTTACGAAATATTTTAAAATCTGAAATGATGCAAAATTCAGTGCAAATAGAAGGAGGAACCTATCCATCAATTAAGAGTTCTTGGAGTTATAATTGGGTCCCAAAAATACTCTCAATGACTGCAGTAAAAGAAGATTCTCTATATTGTTTTGAATGTCAATGGGAAGTTCCAACTAATATTTCAAGTGATATAGATAAAAGAATAATTATTCGTAAAATTATAATCGATAGCAATAAAAAAGTTATGGTTATCATTGATGAAACGAAGAAAGAAGATTTGATATATCAGACATTTATCGTTCCAACAATAAAGAACTTAGATTTTAACTTTTGGACAAATGGTGAAATGGGTGTAGATACTATTTCTTATTCTAGAAGGTATAATACTTTAGAAAAAGGAACACGTTTGAAAATAAAAAGTTCAATTACTCCATTAGTTACTTGTATTTCGGCAGAAACGTATTCCGTAAAACAAGAAGAAATTAGACGACAAGATGTTCAGGAAGAATTGCAAGGTATAAAGATTCAATGTACGAAAGGAAATGGAGAGTTAATGGTTTATTATTCACCAGAAGATATTAGTAATGGTCTAAAGTATATAAAAGACGCAGATGGAGAAATCTTATATGGAAAATTAAATGTTAGGAAAGATGGAAAGATATTTCGTTTGATGTAA
- a CDS encoding PTS system mannose/fructose/sorbose family transporter subunit IID, with amino-acid sequence MESNQNKLTKRDYFKTALRSYILQNGFNYNTYQGVSYLNVILPGLKKIYKDNPEKLKETAKANLEFYNTSPHLVPFISNLQLAMYEDGQSIDSVRSIKMALMGPLAGIGDSIAQFGLAPLFSTIFAGLALDGLGFAPMGYWLSMLLSMFAIKVFMGYLGYQLGTNAIKSLSDKISKISEAANIVGVTVISALAASFVKAKLAIQYATTVSSGEEQIVSIQKILDKMMPRLLPVLITILVYYLLKKKKWNTYQILILLFVIGILASVLGILA; translated from the coding sequence ATGGAATCTAATCAAAATAAATTAACTAAACGTGATTATTTTAAAACAGCATTAAGATCATATATTTTACAAAATGGTTTTAACTATAACACTTATCAAGGTGTAAGTTACCTAAATGTAATTTTACCTGGATTAAAGAAGATTTATAAAGATAATCCAGAAAAACTAAAAGAAACAGCGAAAGCTAATTTAGAGTTTTATAACACAAGTCCGCATTTGGTTCCATTTATTTCAAACTTGCAATTAGCAATGTATGAAGATGGTCAAAGTATTGATTCAGTTCGTAGTATTAAAATGGCTCTTATGGGTCCTTTAGCAGGGATTGGAGATTCTATTGCTCAATTTGGGTTAGCACCACTATTTTCTACAATCTTTGCTGGTCTAGCTTTGGATGGTTTAGGTTTTGCTCCAATGGGATATTGGTTATCAATGCTTTTAAGTATGTTTGCTATTAAAGTATTTATGGGTTACTTAGGATATCAATTGGGTACAAATGCTATTAAATCTTTAAGTGATAAAATTAGCAAAATTTCAGAAGCTGCAAATATTGTAGGGGTAACAGTTATTTCTGCACTAGCTGCATCATTTGTAAAAGCTAAACTTGCAATTCAATATGCAACGACAGTAAGTTCTGGTGAAGAACAAATTGTTTCAATTCAAAAAATCTTAGATAAAATGATGCCAAGACTTTTACCAGTTTTAATTACAATATTAGTATATTACTTATTGAAAAAGAAAAAATGGAATACTTATCAAATCTTAATCTTATTATTTGTAATTGGTATTCTAGCTTCTGTTTTAGGTATTTTAGCATAG
- a CDS encoding PTS mannose/fructose/sorbose/N-acetylgalactosamine transporter subunit IIC → MEITVFQGILIGLVTAFCYSGMLLGIYTNRAIVMAFFVGLILGDIPTALTFGALAELAYMGFGVGAGGTVPPNPVGPGIVGTIMVITLKDQGITPENALALSFPFAVLFQFVTTFLYTFFAGNPKMAEKAIENGHYGKFKLIAHSTYLGLAVSGFVIGILSALSRPALEAFVNALPKWLISGFGVAGGLIPAIGFAMILSVMLKKELTPYVILGYVCVAYLELPTMAVALIGTVFGLIAYYQNANKPAVVETVQTSEMEDFSNGI, encoded by the coding sequence ATGGAAATAACAGTATTTCAAGGTATTTTAATTGGTTTAGTAACAGCTTTCTGTTATTCAGGAATGTTATTAGGGATTTATACAAATAGAGCAATTGTAATGGCATTTTTTGTAGGTTTGATTTTAGGAGATATTCCAACAGCGTTAACGTTTGGTGCCTTAGCGGAATTAGCATACATGGGATTTGGAGTAGGTGCTGGTGGTACCGTTCCACCTAACCCAGTTGGTCCTGGTATTGTAGGGACGATTATGGTAATTACATTAAAAGATCAAGGGATTACCCCAGAAAATGCTTTAGCACTTTCGTTCCCATTTGCGGTATTATTCCAATTTGTAACAACATTCTTGTATACATTCTTTGCTGGTAATCCAAAAATGGCTGAGAAAGCAATTGAAAATGGTCACTATGGTAAATTTAAATTAATTGCACATTCAACTTATTTAGGTTTAGCTGTATCAGGATTTGTAATTGGTATTTTATCTGCTTTAAGTCGTCCAGCTTTAGAAGCTTTTGTTAATGCATTACCAAAATGGTTGATTAGTGGTTTTGGTGTAGCAGGTGGATTAATTCCAGCAATCGGTTTTGCAATGATTTTATCAGTAATGTTGAAGAAAGAATTAACTCCATATGTAATTTTAGGATATGTCTGTGTAGCTTATTTAGAATTACCAACAATGGCTGTAGCGTTAATTGGTACAGTATTTGGATTGATTGCATATTATCAAAATGCTAATAAACCAGCCGTAGTAGAAACAGTTCAAACTAGTGAAATGGAGGATTTTAGCAATGGAATCTAA
- a CDS encoding PTS system mannose/fructose/N-acetylgalactosamine-transporter subunit IIB, translated as MENKPNIKMVRIDERLIHGQGQLWIKSLGVNLVICANDAVSTDDLQQTLMKTVLPKEINVRFWTVERTAEIIWKAAPHQTIFVLVSNPTDALRLAELGFPLDTINVGNIHSAPGKDKVSQFIYLGKEDKEALRTLKNKYNIQFNTKTSPVTNDGAQTLEKLLEAIS; from the coding sequence ATGGAAAATAAACCAAATATTAAAATGGTTAGAATCGATGAACGATTGATCCATGGTCAGGGGCAATTATGGATTAAGAGTTTAGGAGTAAATTTAGTTATCTGTGCAAATGATGCAGTATCGACTGATGACTTACAACAAACATTGATGAAGACTGTTTTACCAAAAGAAATAAATGTACGATTTTGGACGGTAGAGAGAACTGCTGAAATTATTTGGAAAGCAGCACCTCACCAAACCATTTTCGTGCTAGTTTCAAATCCAACGGATGCATTGAGATTAGCGGAACTAGGTTTTCCACTAGATACCATTAACGTTGGTAATATTCATTCAGCTCCAGGAAAAGACAAAGTTTCTCAATTCATATATCTTGGTAAAGAAGATAAAGAAGCTTTGCGAACATTGAAGAATAAATATAATATTCAATTCAATACAAAAACTTCTCCAGTAACAAATGATGGAGCGCAAACATTAGAAAAATTATTAGAAGCTATTAGCTGA
- a CDS encoding glycoside hydrolase family 88 protein, producing MIDKNIEILKSYQPSDEERLTPEILEKAIKDCLIKIDHNLDILGEAYPTPATFNNEYKIMDNTEWTNGFWTGLLWLAYELTGEEKYKKAAEKNVLSFIYRIDHLIEVNHHDLGFLYTPSCVSAYKLTGNLEARDAAIKAAKQLASRYQQKGKFIQAWGELGARDNYRLIVDCLLNIPLLFWASEETGNEEYAEIAKEHFKTTVKNAIRKDASAFHTFYFNPETGEPAYGKTRQGFSDDSAWARGQSWLIYGIALCNAYFPRETNLEYFQAVTNYFLNRLPEDFVCYWDLIFDDTSGQPRDTSAAAIAVCGINQMRKEYENNKILEEYENWADRILFNLISHYTEKKTDGIVALLNEGVYSWHSGKGVNEGNIWGDYFYLEALMRKKKKWKMYW from the coding sequence ATGATTGATAAAAATATTGAAATATTAAAATCGTATCAACCAAGTGATGAGGAAAGATTAACTCCTGAAATACTTGAAAAAGCAATTAAAGATTGTCTAATAAAAATAGATCATAATTTAGATATTCTTGGTGAAGCGTATCCAACACCAGCTACATTTAATAATGAGTATAAAATCATGGACAATACGGAGTGGACGAATGGTTTTTGGACAGGGTTGTTATGGTTAGCTTATGAACTAACAGGAGAAGAAAAGTATAAAAAAGCTGCTGAAAAAAATGTTCTTTCATTTATTTATCGAATTGATCATTTAATCGAGGTTAACCATCATGATTTAGGATTTTTGTACACTCCATCTTGTGTTAGTGCTTATAAGTTAACTGGCAATCTTGAAGCAAGGGATGCTGCCATAAAAGCTGCAAAACAATTAGCTTCGAGATATCAACAAAAAGGCAAATTCATTCAAGCTTGGGGAGAACTTGGAGCACGTGATAACTATAGGTTAATTGTTGACTGTTTGTTGAATATTCCTCTACTTTTCTGGGCGAGTGAAGAAACTGGTAATGAAGAATATGCTGAAATAGCAAAAGAACATTTTAAGACAACGGTCAAAAATGCTATTCGTAAAGACGCTTCAGCTTTTCATACTTTTTATTTTAATCCAGAAACAGGAGAACCAGCATATGGCAAAACTAGACAAGGATTTTCTGATGATTCTGCATGGGCTAGAGGACAATCTTGGTTAATCTATGGAATAGCCTTATGTAATGCTTATTTCCCTAGAGAAACTAATTTGGAATATTTTCAAGCTGTGACAAATTACTTTTTAAATAGATTGCCAGAAGATTTTGTGTGTTATTGGGATTTAATCTTTGATGATACTTCTGGGCAACCTCGTGATACTTCAGCTGCGGCTATTGCGGTATGTGGAATTAACCAAATGAGGAAAGAATATGAAAACAACAAAATTCTTGAAGAGTATGAAAACTGGGCGGATCGTATTCTGTTCAATCTCATTAGTCATTACACAGAGAAAAAAACAGATGGTATTGTAGCTCTTCTAAATGAAGGAGTATATTCATGGCATTCTGGTAAAGGGGTCAATGAAGGAAACATTTGGGGAGATTACTTCTACTTGGAAGCTTTAATGCGTAAAAAGAAAAAATGGAAAATGTATTGGTAA